One Anguilla rostrata isolate EN2019 chromosome 15, ASM1855537v3, whole genome shotgun sequence genomic window carries:
- the si:ch211-67e16.4 gene encoding uncharacterized protein si:ch211-67e16.4, whose product MDVRISLSVSLLRDQLGAVIEHAVTNAVETVLEEMFKVVGCKFEEFGKEMTAKERENESIRKMLEVSRCQMKTMRKYLSAVNAKDERQVPVNHKFGKQSEPNRTVCPHGGKKSIKEHLTHVKEEHRDPPEGSGGCHGREETCETEFSQGGSADILDFDIPSLQELDGIATATTGVFPQVKEEEPEMQLTCIKEEPLELEMHTLSPHPPDHLSDPCRERGSGWDRAGPAAGAALTAMSSSTCWAGRQHRTGLHQQRAELHQQRVELHQQRAELQQQRAELKRRGQLMAALEQERRAKTRIRVARWRAKRKTQAAGLPAPQPGRQAEGGVPRRRQQYSSLLYGGPRRRSNRVLYPPLRVGQELADALAEPEAVAVQQGILGTDSELFL is encoded by the exons ATGGATGTTCGTATATCACTATCGGTCTCTTTGCTGAGAGACCAACTGGGAGCCGTAATCGAGCATGCGGTGACCAACGCGGTGGAAACGGTGCTGGAGGAGATGTTTAAAGTTGTGGGCTGTAAATTCGAGGAGTTCGGCAAGGAAATGACGGCGAAAGAAAGGGAGAATGAGAGCATCAGAAAAATGCTGGAAGTATCACGGTGCCAGATGAAAACCATGCGAAAATATCTGAGTGCCGTTAACGCCAAGGACGAGCGACAAGTTCCAGTAAACCACAAGTTCGGCAAACAGAGCGAGCCGAACAGGACTGTGTGTCCACATGGAGGAAAAAAGAGCATTAAAGAGCATTTAACTCACGTAAAAG aggAGCACAGGGACCCCCCGGAGGGGTCTGGCGGGTGCCACGGTAGAGAGGAAACCTGCGAGACTGAGTTTTCCCAGGGAGGGTCCGCAGACATCCTCGATTTCGACATCCCCTCCCTTCAAGAGCTAGACGGCATTGCCACGGCAACCACCGGGGTGTTCCCACAGGTGAAAGAGGAGGAGCCAGAGATGCAGCTGACCTGCATAAAGGAGGAGCCCCTGGAGCTGGAGATGCACACActgagcccccacccccctgaccATCTCAGCGACCCATGCCGCGAGCGGGGGAGCGGCTGGGacagggcggggccggcggcgggTGCAGCCCTTACCGCCATGAGCTCCTCCACAT GCTGGGCCGGCCGGCAGCACAGGACGGGGCTACATCAGCAGAGGGCGGAGCTACACCAGCAGAGGGTGGAGCTACACCAGCAGAGGgcggagctgcagcagcagagggCGGAGCTGAAGCGGCGCGGCCAGCTGATGGCGGCGCTGGAGCAGGAGCGCAGGGCGAAGACGCGCATCCGCGTAGCGCGCTGGCGCGCCAAGCGCAAGACGCAGGCGGCGGGCCTCCCGGCGCCGCAGCCTGGGCGGCAAGCCGAGGGCGGCGTGCCGCGGCGGCGCCAGCAGTACTCCAGCCTGCTGTACGGCGGCCCCCGCCGCCGCAGCAACCGCGTCCTCTACCCTCCGCTGCGCGTAGGACAGGAGCTGGCGGACGCGCTCGCGGAGCCCGAAGCAGTGGCGGTGcagcagggcattctgggaacagACTCGGAGCTCTTCCTGTAG